In the genome of Polaribacter atrinae, one region contains:
- a CDS encoding 4Fe-4S binding protein, with protein sequence MKLIKQTGLITFLLGLTFFIGTIFTGSFNLTQPELDTFIKEKGYKSEIIKDELSKAIVTDEALNIFQFSSRVINAYETSNNHYDALIAKYDSEKNWDAKGKQFQYKISGKPHSISFELAKKSGKGFAADNTGWAWFLTFGLGIIGALMFIVPDIILLGKPGIKNDGIFLSAVTNRGWIGWFTFIFLVTFYILLYFYPDFIVNWVYLVDPISKSLSGNPSGQWFLYGFLYCTVMTVMAVRMYIKYRHNKYQILRTTSVLFFQIVFAFLIPEILVRFQMPWYDFKNAFPLDYDFFFRWNLEELLASGAFGLFILVWGVVLTIVVVPVMVYFFGKRWYCSWVCGCGGLAETLGDPYRQNSSKTLLSWRVERIVIHSVLVFVLVMTGFALYTFFTQESQVLGIKTQTIQDIYGFLIGAIFAGVIGTGFYPIFGNRVWCRFGCPLAAYLGFVQRFKSRFRITTNGGQCISCGNCSTYCEQGIDVRAYAQKGENIVRSSCVGCGICSAVCPRGVLKLENGPEEGRINPTEILLGNDVDLMDLMNKK encoded by the coding sequence TTGAAACTCATAAAACAAACAGGATTAATTACCTTTCTATTAGGATTAACCTTCTTTATAGGAACCATCTTTACAGGTTCATTTAATTTAACACAACCTGAATTAGACACTTTTATTAAAGAAAAAGGATATAAAAGCGAAATTATAAAAGACGAACTTTCTAAAGCAATCGTTACTGATGAAGCTTTAAATATTTTTCAATTTTCTAGCCGTGTAATTAATGCTTACGAAACCTCTAATAATCATTATGATGCCTTAATTGCTAAATATGATTCAGAGAAAAATTGGGATGCTAAAGGAAAACAATTTCAATATAAAATCTCAGGAAAACCACATAGTATCAGTTTTGAACTGGCAAAAAAATCTGGTAAAGGTTTTGCTGCAGACAACACAGGTTGGGCTTGGTTTTTAACCTTTGGTTTAGGTATAATTGGTGCATTAATGTTTATTGTACCAGATATAATTTTACTTGGCAAACCAGGAATTAAAAATGATGGAATTTTCTTAAGCGCAGTTACCAACCGTGGTTGGATTGGTTGGTTTACTTTTATCTTTTTAGTTACTTTTTATATACTACTTTATTTTTATCCAGATTTTATTGTAAACTGGGTGTATTTAGTAGATCCAATTAGTAAATCCCTTAGCGGAAACCCTTCAGGTCAATGGTTTTTATATGGTTTTTTATACTGTACAGTAATGACTGTTATGGCGGTGAGAATGTATATAAAATACCGTCATAATAAATATCAAATCTTAAGAACTACCTCTGTTTTATTCTTTCAAATTGTATTTGCTTTTTTAATTCCAGAAATTTTAGTTCGTTTTCAAATGCCTTGGTATGATTTTAAAAATGCCTTCCCTTTAGATTACGACTTTTTCTTTAGATGGAATTTAGAAGAACTGCTTGCAAGTGGTGCTTTTGGATTGTTCATTTTAGTTTGGGGAGTTGTTTTAACAATTGTTGTAGTACCAGTTATGGTATATTTCTTCGGAAAAAGATGGTATTGTTCTTGGGTTTGTGGTTGTGGTGGTTTGGCAGAAACACTAGGAGATCCATACAGACAAAACTCTAGTAAAACCTTACTTTCTTGGAGAGTAGAACGTATTGTAATTCACTCTGTATTAGTTTTTGTTTTAGTAATGACCGGTTTTGCTTTGTACACTTTCTTTACTCAAGAAAGTCAAGTTTTAGGTATTAAAACACAAACCATTCAAGATATTTATGGCTTTTTAATAGGTGCTATTTTTGCTGGTGTAATTGGTACCGGTTTCTACCCAATTTTTGGTAATAGAGTTTGGTGTCGTTTTGGTTGTCCGTTGGCTGCATATTTAGGTTTTGTGCAACGTTTTAAATCAAGATTTAGAATTACTACTAATGGCGGACAATGTATTTCTTGTGGAAACTGTTCTACCTATTGTGAGCAAGGAATTGACGTAAGAGCTTACGCGCAAAAAGGAGAAAACATTGTACGTTCTAGTTGTGTTGGTTGTGGTATCTGTTCTGCAGTTTGCCCTAGAGGAGTTTTAAAATTAGAAAACGGACCAGAAGAAGGTAGAATTAATCCTACAGAAATCTTATTAGGAAACGATGTTGACTTAATGGATTTAATGAATAAAAAATAA
- a CDS encoding NAD(P)/FAD-dependent oxidoreductase, with protein MEHIVIIGNGISGVTAARHIRKNSDHKITIVSAETKYFFSRTALMYVYMGHMKFEHTQPYENWFWEKNRISLKEGFVAKVNTDKKQLDFTNGETLSFDRLIIATGSKSNKFGWPGQDLEGTLGMYHKQDLEKLEKYAPDNKTCNRAVIVGGGLIGIELAEMLRSRKIPVTFLVREDSFWNGVLPAQESAMINEHIKEHHIDLRLSTNLKEIKSDENGRVKSIIIEETGEEIPCNVVGLTAGVTPNIDFLKESGIKLGRGVKVNRFLETNIPNIYAIGDCAEQHEAIGQRRNIEAVWYTGRMMGETLAQTICGNKTAYKPGHWFNSAKFLDIEYQTYGWVFSERGKQENEAYFQWQHPTDNKCITISFDKNTKKFLGINTFGIRMRHEVFDKWLTENKSVEYVLEFLADANFDPEFFKLHEAEIVAKFNQENNTNIQLKKKSWKRIFSI; from the coding sequence ATGGAACATATTGTAATTATCGGTAACGGAATTTCTGGCGTTACAGCTGCAAGACATATCAGAAAAAATTCTGATCATAAAATAACCATTGTCTCTGCAGAAACAAAATACTTCTTTTCTAGGACCGCACTTATGTATGTATATATGGGGCACATGAAGTTTGAACACACACAACCTTATGAGAATTGGTTTTGGGAGAAAAATAGAATTTCTTTAAAAGAAGGATTCGTAGCAAAAGTAAATACCGATAAAAAGCAATTAGATTTTACAAACGGAGAAACACTTTCTTTTGATCGTTTAATTATTGCAACAGGCTCTAAATCGAATAAATTTGGTTGGCCAGGGCAAGACCTAGAAGGTACTTTAGGTATGTATCATAAACAAGATTTAGAGAAGCTAGAAAAATATGCTCCAGATAATAAAACTTGTAATAGAGCTGTAATTGTTGGTGGTGGATTAATTGGTATAGAATTGGCAGAAATGTTAAGAAGCAGAAAAATACCTGTTACTTTTTTAGTACGTGAAGATAGTTTTTGGAACGGTGTTTTACCTGCGCAAGAATCTGCAATGATTAATGAACATATTAAAGAACATCACATAGATTTACGATTAAGCACCAATTTAAAAGAAATTAAGTCTGATGAAAACGGACGCGTAAAATCTATAATTATAGAAGAAACGGGCGAAGAAATTCCGTGTAACGTTGTTGGGTTAACAGCTGGTGTAACTCCTAATATCGATTTCTTAAAAGAATCTGGTATAAAATTAGGTCGTGGTGTAAAAGTAAATCGTTTTTTAGAAACCAACATTCCTAATATATATGCCATTGGAGATTGTGCAGAACAACACGAAGCTATTGGGCAGCGTAGAAATATAGAAGCTGTTTGGTATACTGGTAGAATGATGGGAGAAACGTTAGCACAAACCATTTGTGGCAATAAAACAGCTTACAAGCCAGGACATTGGTTTAATTCAGCTAAATTTTTAGACATAGAATATCAAACCTATGGTTGGGTTTTTAGCGAAAGAGGGAAACAGGAAAATGAAGCTTACTTTCAATGGCAGCATCCAACGGATAATAAATGTATTACTATTTCTTTTGATAAAAACACCAAAAAATTCTTAGGGATAAATACCTTCGGAATTAGAATGCGTCATGAAGTTTTTGACAAATGGTTAACAGAAAATAAATCTGTTGAATATGTGTTAGAGTTCTTGGCTGATGCTAATTTTGATCCAGAATTTTTCAAATTACATGAAGCAGAAATTGTAGCAAAATTCAATCAAGAAAACAATACAAATATCCAATTAAAAAAGAAAAGTTGGAAAAGAATTTTTAGTATCTAA
- a CDS encoding glycoside hydrolase family 113, which yields MKTYKLLFLLLIFIQLSCNSQQKKINGLSFVASRDKIDTTHTNSVLRAQSNYVALMPFGFIRDLSSPEVQHNTSRQWFGETRSGLLQYANEFQKNDVKIMVKPQIWIGHGQFTGRIEMDSEEKWAVLEKSYSDFILGYAKSAQEINASLLCIGTELESFVMNRPEYWSHLIKEIKKVYKGKLTYAANWDEYKRVPFWDEMDFIGVDAYFPLSDKKSPTVEELEVGWKLHKEEIKSVQKKYNKPVLFTEFGYRSVDYTGKEPWDANRVEGNVNLQAQVNGLQAIHNQFWKEDWFAGGFVWKWFHRHDKVGGVNDNRFTPQNKPAELVLRKLYQQK from the coding sequence ATGAAAACATATAAACTCCTTTTTTTATTGCTGATATTCATTCAGTTATCTTGCAATAGCCAACAGAAAAAAATAAATGGACTTAGTTTTGTCGCGTCAAGAGATAAAATTGATACAACACATACAAATTCAGTCTTAAGGGCACAAAGCAATTATGTTGCATTGATGCCCTTTGGTTTTATTAGAGATTTGTCATCACCAGAAGTACAGCACAATACAAGCAGGCAATGGTTTGGTGAAACCAGAAGTGGCTTATTGCAATATGCAAACGAATTTCAGAAAAATGATGTAAAAATCATGGTTAAGCCTCAAATTTGGATTGGTCATGGTCAGTTTACCGGACGCATAGAGATGGATTCTGAAGAAAAATGGGCGGTTTTAGAAAAATCATATTCAGACTTTATATTAGGATATGCAAAATCGGCACAAGAAATCAATGCAAGCCTCCTTTGTATTGGTACAGAATTAGAAAGTTTTGTAATGAACAGGCCAGAATATTGGAGTCATCTAATTAAAGAAATAAAAAAAGTATACAAAGGTAAATTAACCTATGCTGCAAATTGGGATGAATATAAACGTGTGCCTTTTTGGGATGAAATGGATTTTATTGGTGTTGATGCCTATTTTCCGTTAAGTGATAAAAAATCACCAACAGTAGAAGAGTTAGAAGTAGGTTGGAAACTTCATAAAGAGGAAATTAAAAGTGTGCAGAAAAAATATAATAAACCTGTTCTGTTTACAGAATTTGGGTATAGAAGTGTAGATTATACAGGAAAAGAACCTTGGGATGCAAATAGAGTAGAGGGCAATGTAAATTTACAAGCACAAGTAAATGGCCTACAAGCAATACACAATCAATTTTGGAAAGAAGATTGGTTTGCAGGTGGCTTTGTTTGGAAATGGTTTCATAGACATGATAAAGTTGGTGGAGTAAATGATAATAGATTTACCCCTCAAAATAAACCAGCAGAATTAGTTCTTAGAAAACTATACCAGCAAAAATAG
- a CDS encoding universal stress protein, translating into MKKIIVPIDFSKHSEFALKTAALLAKKYNATVYALHMLDLQEISLTESEDNQQEKAFFFLKLAEKKFKDFLIKDYLKGIKIVPVIKQFKVFSEINDICKEVNADLIIMGSEGVSGLKEFFVGSNTEKVVRFANLPVLVIKNEMENADFSDIVIATDFSEESIPGFQRMLETLDFLNAKKHILYVNLPNEEFKTTSEMEKMANNFLMKAEGDVHRMINVNYVCDRTIEKGILNFSNAVGADLISVITHGRIGLSHIFAGSIAEDIANHSTLPIMTIKI; encoded by the coding sequence ATGAAAAAAATAATTGTACCTATAGATTTTTCTAAACACTCAGAGTTTGCATTAAAAACGGCAGCACTTTTAGCAAAGAAGTATAATGCAACTGTTTATGCTTTGCATATGTTAGATTTACAAGAGATTTCTTTAACGGAAAGTGAAGATAATCAACAAGAAAAAGCATTCTTTTTCTTGAAATTAGCAGAAAAAAAGTTCAAAGATTTTTTAATTAAAGATTATTTAAAAGGCATAAAGATTGTTCCTGTCATAAAACAGTTTAAAGTTTTTAGTGAGATAAATGATATTTGTAAAGAAGTAAATGCAGATTTAATTATTATGGGATCTGAAGGTGTAAGTGGGCTAAAAGAATTTTTTGTAGGCTCTAATACAGAAAAAGTAGTAAGATTTGCAAATTTACCCGTTTTAGTGATAAAAAATGAAATGGAAAATGCAGATTTTTCAGATATTGTAATTGCTACAGATTTTTCTGAAGAAAGTATTCCTGGTTTTCAAAGAATGTTAGAAACATTAGATTTTTTAAATGCTAAAAAGCATATTTTATATGTGAACTTGCCTAATGAAGAGTTTAAAACAACTTCTGAGATGGAAAAAATGGCAAATAACTTTTTAATGAAAGCAGAAGGAGATGTTCATAGAATGATTAATGTAAACTATGTTTGCGATAGAACTATAGAAAAAGGGATTCTTAATTTTTCGAATGCAGTAGGAGCAGATTTAATTTCTGTAATTACGCATGGTAGAATAGGATTATCTCATATTTTTGCAGGAAGTATTGCAGAGGATATTGCAAATCACTCTACATTGCCAATTATGACTATTAAAATTTAG